One Syntrophales bacterium DNA segment encodes these proteins:
- a CDS encoding peptidylprolyl isomerase codes for MGKQGKPTDKEIAAFYEKNKKTFTIPESVRARHILIAKSTGDDEKTKAEKKAKAEDIRKQLLAGGNFMELAKKHSDCPSKEHGGDLGEFPRGQMVKPFDDAAFSQKVNEIGPVVETDFGYHVIQVQEHNAVRPMPLEKVKDRVSLYLEHQKKQQALVSLVKKLREKAKIVLYKPV; via the coding sequence ATGGGCAAGCAGGGGAAACCCACCGACAAGGAGATCGCCGCCTTCTACGAAAAGAACAAGAAGACCTTCACCATCCCCGAATCGGTGAGGGCACGCCACATCCTGATCGCCAAGTCGACCGGCGACGACGAGAAGACGAAGGCGGAGAAGAAGGCAAAGGCGGAGGACATCCGCAAGCAGCTCCTCGCCGGGGGGAACTTCATGGAGCTGGCCAAAAAGCACTCCGACTGCCCCAGCAAGGAGCACGGCGGCGATCTGGGAGAGTTTCCCAGGGGCCAGATGGTGAAGCCATTCGACGATGCCGCCTTTTCGCAGAAGGTCAATGAGATCGGCCCGGTTGTCGAGACCGACTTCGGCTACCACGTCATCCAGGTCCAGGAGCACAACGCCGTGAGGCCCATGCCCCTGGAGAAGGTGAAGGACCGGGTGTCCCTCTACCTGGAGCACCAGAAGAAACAGCAGGCCCTCGTCTCCCTGGTCAAGAAACTCCGGGAGAAAGCGAAAATCGTCCTTTACAAGCCGGTATAG
- a CDS encoding MBL fold metallo-hydrolase — MRHRQAGKIRDGLWYLGREESGCYFLKGREGAVLINGGLAHILPDVLAQMEAFGLDPGNLTKILILHSHFDHIGVVPWFKRNWPGIEVCASGPAWDILAMPKAIGIANTFTGMAARMAGAENGLEGRDYEWRDDIRGAALKQGDRIDLGGVALEIYETPGHTNCSITAWEPDAKALFASDAVGIPYRDTAFPSANTNMAQYLVSLEKLRPLPVAIVGADHYGYVTGDEAAGFVAATDREARKLDAEMREIFRSSGGDVETAAKAMNALFFQRCPDYFIAPEILEGVFKQMMKYIAKSL; from the coding sequence ATGCGACACCGCCAGGCGGGGAAGATCCGTGACGGGCTGTGGTACCTGGGGCGGGAGGAGTCGGGTTGTTATTTCCTGAAGGGACGGGAAGGGGCCGTCCTGATCAACGGCGGCCTGGCCCATATCCTGCCCGACGTCCTGGCCCAGATGGAGGCGTTCGGCCTTGATCCGGGGAACCTGACGAAGATCCTGATCCTCCACTCCCATTTCGACCACATCGGCGTCGTTCCCTGGTTCAAGCGAAACTGGCCGGGAATCGAGGTGTGCGCCTCCGGACCCGCCTGGGACATCCTGGCCATGCCGAAGGCCATCGGCATCGCCAACACCTTCACAGGGATGGCGGCCCGGATGGCCGGGGCGGAAAACGGTCTCGAAGGCCGCGATTACGAGTGGCGGGACGACATCCGGGGAGCGGCGCTGAAGCAGGGGGACCGGATCGACCTGGGCGGCGTCGCCCTGGAGATATACGAGACGCCCGGGCACACGAATTGCTCCATCACCGCCTGGGAGCCCGACGCGAAGGCCCTCTTCGCCTCCGATGCCGTCGGCATCCCCTACCGGGACACGGCGTTCCCCTCGGCGAACACGAACATGGCCCAGTACCTGGTCAGCCTGGAGAAGCTCCGGCCTCTGCCGGTGGCGATTGTCGGGGCGGACCACTACGGCTATGTCACGGGCGACGAGGCGGCCGGATTCGTCGCCGCGACCGACCGGGAGGCCCGGAAGCTCGACGCGGAGATGCGGGAGATCTTCCGGAGCAGCGGAGGCGACGTCGAGACCGCGGCGAAGGCCATGAACGCACTGTTCTTCCAGCGGTGTCCCGATTACTTCATCGCCCCGGAGATTCTCGAGGGGGTCTTCAAGCAGATGATGAAGTACATCGCCAAGTCCTTGTAA
- a CDS encoding metallopeptidase family protein has translation MRLSKREFDQAVQRAIRRIPKEIRQHLDNMMISVQERPSRELLRQMDLPPDYPLLGVYQGASLMERSATYPPLYPDSILIFQEPLEEMCWTLEELEEEIEITVVHEVAHFLGITEERLIELGYE, from the coding sequence ATGAGACTGTCAAAGCGCGAATTCGACCAGGCCGTACAGCGGGCGATCCGCCGGATTCCCAAGGAGATCCGGCAGCACCTGGACAACATGATGATCTCCGTCCAGGAGCGTCCGTCCCGGGAGCTCCTCCGGCAGATGGACCTCCCCCCGGATTATCCCCTCCTGGGAGTGTACCAGGGAGCCTCCCTGATGGAGCGCTCGGCCACCTACCCTCCCCTCTACCCGGATTCGATTCTCATCTTCCAGGAGCCCCTGGAGGAGATGTGCTGGACCCTGGAGGAGCTGGAGGAAGAGATCGAGATCACCGTTGTCCACGAGGTGGCTCACTTCCTCGGCATCACGGAGGAGCGCCTGATCGAACTGGGCTATGAGTGA
- a CDS encoding glutaminyl-peptide cyclotransferase, producing the protein MARFRRGMSPAVLTAFLIVAVIRPAAAGPMPGMPAKDGAPTAPVRDVRIVREHPHDPEAFTQGLLFHGGFLYESTGLRGRSSLRKTALESGAVLSIRRLPEDQFGEGLARLGERLIQLTWRSGVIHVYDRKTFRLLASVAYPREGWGLACDGKRLVASDGTDRLYFLDPRTFRTLRSIAVTDRGRPVDRLNELEWVEGRILANVWESDRIARIDPDSGRVEEWIDLAVLRERLRGTPAGAANGIAWDAARRRLLVTGKNWPLLFEVIMDETDR; encoded by the coding sequence ATGGCCCGTTTCCGCCGGGGAATGTCTCCCGCGGTCCTGACGGCTTTCCTGATCGTTGCTGTGATCCGTCCCGCAGCGGCCGGACCCATGCCCGGAATGCCCGCCAAGGACGGAGCTCCGACGGCGCCGGTCCGGGATGTCCGGATTGTCCGGGAACATCCCCACGATCCGGAGGCCTTTACGCAGGGCCTGCTGTTCCATGGCGGTTTCCTCTACGAGAGCACAGGCCTTCGGGGCCGATCCAGCCTGAGGAAGACGGCCCTTGAGAGCGGTGCCGTCCTCAGCATCCGGCGGCTGCCGGAAGACCAGTTCGGCGAGGGGCTGGCCCGCTTGGGGGAGCGCCTCATCCAGTTGACCTGGCGGTCCGGGGTGATCCATGTCTACGACCGGAAGACCTTCCGCCTCCTGGCCTCGGTTGCATATCCCCGGGAGGGATGGGGTCTGGCGTGCGACGGGAAGCGGCTCGTCGCCAGCGACGGAACGGACCGTCTTTATTTTCTCGATCCACGGACCTTCCGGACGCTCCGCTCCATCGCGGTGACCGACCGGGGGCGCCCGGTCGACCGGCTCAACGAGCTGGAATGGGTGGAAGGCCGGATCCTGGCAAACGTCTGGGAAAGCGACCGCATCGCCCGCATCGATCCGGACTCGGGCCGGGTGGAGGAATGGATCGACCTGGCGGTGCTGCGGGAGAGGCTCCGGGGGACGCCCGCCGGAGCGGCCAACGGGATCGCCTGGGATGCGGCGCGGCGCCGGCTCCTGGTGACCGGAAAAAACTGGCCCCTGCTGTTCGAGGTGATCATGGAC